Sequence from the Blastocatellia bacterium genome:
CGGCCCGCCGTTTCCGCGATTAGCCCTCCCCCGCAGCATCCCTGTGCATAGACTTACTCAGCCGGAGCGGGAAGCAATCCCTTGATCTGGCGTGCGACGCGATGAACCTCCTCGGCATCCGCCAGGGCGATCAGGAAGAACTTGTACCCGTTGTGAATGCACATGAGTCCGTTGGCAAACAGCCAGATACTGCTCAGGACGGGATTCCCGCCGAGGATCAGATCAATGGGCATTCCCACGATTCGTGAGGGATTCAGACTTTCGGCAATGAGCGTCCCTCCCAGGGTCACGCTGAAGACGCCAAGCAGCGGCGCACCAACATACTTCACGACGTTTCGTTGAAACTCACATCGGGTTTTCTCAACATCTGACAGCCGCCCCTCGGCCAGGAGTCGTTCTTGCTCCTTCAGGTAGTCAACATACTTCTCCGTGAGCCTGCGCAAAGCGTAGGGAGCCAGGGCGCTATGGAAGAACCAGTGCTGCCCCGCCGTCAGGCCGAGCAAGGTTGCGTCCAGACGGGCGAATGCCGTTGCCGCCCGAACTCCGGTGATGACGGAGACTGTCACAGCCACGACTTTTCCCGGATTGCTCGAGGCCCACGTTCGGGCTCGATTCACCGCGGCTCGAACGGACTCGGTTGTCCGACCGGCTTCCTCCATCCACTCGGAAAAGCTCTCCCACCGCCGATAGTGCTTTTCAATTTCTCGCTTGACTTCCTCGGCTTTCTCTCCGGCTACCTGACTGCCGGTCTTGAGGACCTCCTCCACTTTGCTCGCCGTCGCTTTGACCGTTTCGCTGATCCGACGTTCAGCATCGAGCCGCTCATACTCCTGGCGGGCGTGCTCGATTCCGGTCATGATCACGGTACCGGCTTTGCGGGCCACATCACTGGCCATCTCGCCGGCCTGCTCGACCTTTTCCCGGAGGCGAAATTTTTCATCCAGCTCCCGGGCGGTCTCGCTCAATGCTTTCTTCCACTCCTCGATCTTTTTAGTCGCCATTGTGTCATCCTCCTCGTTGCGAAGCCGATACCGATGAACAAATCTCGACCTGATCTACGATCAAGCGCCGATCACGGTTCCCGCAACCATTTTATCACAGGATGAGGCGGTGGCCCGCGCCTTGCCGACTAATTAAATTTCGGCTGGCTTCATTCCTCTTTTGATTCGGATTCGACGAGGGAGAACGCCTGTCGCCCACGCGACTCATGCGCGGTCAATTGATGGTCGCTTGGTGCCTGCCGTATACTTGGCCGTTACGATCATGAGTTCGAAAGACGTCATACGAGTCCGGGGCGCGCGAGTACACAATTTGAAGAACATCACCTGTGAGATTCCGCTCAGGAGTCTCACGGTGATCACCGGCGTGTCGGGCTCCGGCAAGTCGAGCTTGGCCTTTGATACTCTCTATGCCGAAGGACAGCGGCGTTACGTCGAGTCCCTTTCGGCCTATGCTCGCCAATTCCTCGAACGGATGAGCAAACCCGATGTGGATGAGATCACCGGTCTTTGTCCGGCAATTGCGATTCAACAAAAGCCACTCACGCGAAATCCCCGGTCAACGGTGGCCACGCAGACGGAGATCTACGACTACCTGCGACTTCTCTTTTCGCGGATCGGGAGAACGTATTGTCTCACCTGCGGAGTTGAGGTCACTCGGGACACGCCGGAGTCCATCGCCGATGAAGTCCTTCGCCTTCCGACGGGCACGAGGTTTTACGTCCTCTTCCCTCTGCCGCCGTCTTCGGGCGACGGTCGGGGGACGTCGCGGTCGAGCACCGGTGAGCCGACCGTGCGTGCGATTCAGGCCCAACTGCTATCGCTCATGCAGCGAGGTTTCACTCGATTTTATGTGGAGAATCAGATCTACGATCTCACCGGCGTGGAGCGTCTTCCCGTCGAGACTCTCCATAGGGTGAGCGTCCTCGTTGACCGTCTCACCGTTCACCCCACCATCCGTTCTCGATTGGTAGATTCTCTCGAAGTCTGCTATCGCGAAGGCGGTGGGCAGGCCGAAATCGTAATCCTCGATGATCCCCCGCAGCGTCGGCGGTACTCGGACTCTCTCTCCTGCTCGCAGTGCGGTCGCTCCTATCCCTCACCTGACCCACAACTCTTCAGTTTTAACAGCGCCTATGGAGCCTGCCCCACCTGTCAGGGATTCGGCAACACGATCACGCTCGATCTCGATCTCGTCATTCCCAATCGTCGTCTCTCCCTGAGAGACGGCGCGATTGAACCGTGGACGAAGGCCCAGTTCGCCTGGGCGCAGGACGAGCTGATCGAGTTCTGCGAGCGCAACGGAATCCCTGTGGATGTCCCCTTCGAGGAGTTATCGCCCCTCCATCAACGATGGGTCATCGAAGGGAAAGGGCGTTTCGGAGGAGTTCGCGGTTTCTTCGACTGGCTGGAGACGAAAAAATACAAAGTCCACGTGCGCGTCTTCCTCAGCAAATACCGGGGCTATAACACCTGCCCGACCTGTCAGGGCTCGCGCCTGCGGCCGGAAGCCCATGCCGTTCGCCTGGGCGGAAAATCCCTGCCGGAAGTGTGCGCCATGACCATCGCCCAGTGCGCTCGCTTTTTCGAGCAACTCTCGCTCACGGACTACGAACGGACGGTCAGCGAGCGCCTTCGCTGGGAGATTACCGAGCGGTTGCGATTTCTCATCGGCGTGGGACTGGATTATCTCACGCTGGACCGTCTCTCTTCCACTTTGTCCGGAGGGGAAGCCCAACGCATTCAGCTCGCCACCAATCTCGGATCGTCGCTCGTGGGCACACTTTATATCCTGGACGAACCCAGCATCGGGCTCCATCCCCGCGACACCGACAAACTCATCGCCATTTTGAAAAATCTCCGAGATATCGGCAACACCGTTGTCGTAGTCGAACATGATCCGGAGATGATTCTCGCCGCCGATCACGTCATTGATCTCGGCCCCGGTGCGGGAGAATTTGGCGGCGACGTTGTGTTTCAGGGACCTGTGGAGGAACTGGTTCGGTCGCCCACCTCACTCACCGCAAAGTATCTTCGAGGTGAAATGACAATCCCCGTGCCCCGATATCGTCGGCCTCCCGGAGACAAGAAACTGATCATCCGAGGGGCGAGGGCCAACAATCTCAAGTCGCTCGATGTCGCTATCCCGCTCGGACTTTTCGTTTGCGTGACCGGCGTATCGGGATCCGGGAAATCAACGCTCGTTTATGATGTCCTCTATGCCAATCTGATGAAGCAACGGGGCCAGTGGGATCAACCTGCCGGAGCCGTCACGTCCATCTCGGGAGGAGAACACCTCAAAGAGATCATCCTCGTGGATCAATCGCCCATCGGACGCACGCCACGGTCAAATCCGGCTACCTACGTTAAGTTTTACGATGGGATTCGTGATCTTTTCGCCTCCACCCGC
This genomic interval carries:
- the uvrA gene encoding excinuclease ABC subunit UvrA, whose protein sequence is MSSKDVIRVRGARVHNLKNITCEIPLRSLTVITGVSGSGKSSLAFDTLYAEGQRRYVESLSAYARQFLERMSKPDVDEITGLCPAIAIQQKPLTRNPRSTVATQTEIYDYLRLLFSRIGRTYCLTCGVEVTRDTPESIADEVLRLPTGTRFYVLFPLPPSSGDGRGTSRSSTGEPTVRAIQAQLLSLMQRGFTRFYVENQIYDLTGVERLPVETLHRVSVLVDRLTVHPTIRSRLVDSLEVCYREGGGQAEIVILDDPPQRRRYSDSLSCSQCGRSYPSPDPQLFSFNSAYGACPTCQGFGNTITLDLDLVIPNRRLSLRDGAIEPWTKAQFAWAQDELIEFCERNGIPVDVPFEELSPLHQRWVIEGKGRFGGVRGFFDWLETKKYKVHVRVFLSKYRGYNTCPTCQGSRLRPEAHAVRLGGKSLPEVCAMTIAQCARFFEQLSLTDYERTVSERLRWEITERLRFLIGVGLDYLTLDRLSSTLSGGEAQRIQLATNLGSSLVGTLYILDEPSIGLHPRDTDKLIAILKNLRDIGNTVVVVEHDPEMILAADHVIDLGPGAGEFGGDVVFQGPVEELVRSPTSLTAKYLRGEMTIPVPRYRRPPGDKKLIIRGARANNLKSLDVAIPLGLFVCVTGVSGSGKSTLVYDVLYANLMKQRGQWDQPAGAVTSISGGEHLKEIILVDQSPIGRTPRSNPATYVKFYDGIRDLFASTREARSRGLTPGHFSFNMGGGRCDACEGKGTVTVEMQFLADIELVCDECKGTRFKPFVLDVKYKGKTIHDVLNMTVHEAMQFFADCPRIQKKLAVLEEIGLGYLRLGQSATTLSGGEAQRVKLAAYLARGESERTLYIFDEPTIGLHFDDINKLLGAFRRLLAAGASLLVIEHNLEVIKSADWIIDLGPEGGERGGSLVAEGPPEHIARVPHSHTGRYLARVLGL